The segment TCGCAAGTCTCGCTGAAGAAATTGAAAAACCGGAAAAGACCCTTCCCCGAGGCGTATTCCTTGCCCTGGCCACCGCCGTCCTGGTATACGGTCTCGGCACGGCGGTCATGGTGGGGGTCATTCCCACAGAACGCCTCGCGGGCGACCTGACACCGGCGGCGACGGCGGCCGGCATCCTGTACGGCTGGTGGGGAAGCCTGCTCCTCTCGTTGGCGGCCCTGCTCGCCTTCGTCTCCGTGGCGAACGCGGGCATCCTGAGCGCTTCCCGCTATCCGCTGGCGATGAGCCGCGACCGCCTGCTGCCCGTCGGAATGAGCCATTTAACCCCCCGGGGCGTACCGGTCCTCTCGCTGCTGGTTACGGTGGGAAGCATCGTCCTCATCCTGCTGACCCTGGACCCCGTGGGCATCGCCAAGCTGGCGAGTGCCTTTCAGCTGGCCGTCTTCGCCTTTGTGTGCCTCGCGGTCGTCGTGATGCGCGAGAGCGGAATCGCCGAATATGACCCGGGATACCGCTCGCCCTGGTACCCCTGGCTGCACATCGGGGGCATGGTATTGCCCTTCCTTTTGATCTGGCAGATGGGTTGGCCCGCCATCCTGTTCATCGTCGGATTCATCGCCGCCGGGACCCTGTGGTATTTTTATTACGCGCGGTTCAGAGCGGACCGTAACGGCGCGATCTACCACATCTTCGAGCGGCTCGGCCGGTTACGGTACCAGGGACTGGATCAGGAGCTGCGCGGGATCCTGAAGGAGAAGGGGCTCAGGGACGAAGATCCCTTCGAGGAAGTGATCGCGCGATCCCAGGTGATCGACATGGAAGAGGAAATCAGTTTCGACCGGTTGATCCGCATGTCGGCCGAGCGTCTCGAACCCCGCCTGGACATGCCGGCCGACGACATCGTCGTAGAACTGCTCAAGGGAAGCCGGATGGGCGCCACGCCGGTTGCGGGGAACGTGGCGATACCCCATTTCCGCGTATCCGGCCTGGGCCAACCCGAACTGATACTGATCCGCGGTTTCGGCGGTATCCACGTATCCTACCGGGACCCGGTGACCGAGTCCTCGGAAGATATCGTGGTGCAGGCCGTCTTCGTCCTGGTGAGTCCAGCGGAAAACCCGGCGATCCACCTGAGGATCCTCGCCCGGCTTGCCGAACGGGCAGACAACGACAACTTCAGCCTGATCTGGGACGCCGCCGTGGACGCGCATGCCCTGCGGGACATCTTCCTCCGCCATGACCGGTATATCACCGTTCCGGTGCTCAATGAATCTCCCACGGTCGACATGATCGGGAGGAGGTTGTTGGAAATGGACTTCCCCGATGGCTGCCGCATCCTGTGGATCCGCCACTTCGATGAGGTCCTTGTGCCCCAAGGGGATACCGTGCTCCAGCACGGTGATCTGCTGACCGTGATTGGCGAACCCGCGGCGCTGACCGCCTTAAGCCGGCGATACCAAGCCCAGGGCAAGTAGGGCGTTCTGAGGCGCGCGGGGCGTTCTAAGGCACATAGGGCGTTCTAAGGCACGTAGGGCGTTCCCGTCCGCCGCAGTTCCTTCGTTACCGCCATCTGGCAGGTCACGTAGGCCTGGGCGTCCGCGTTGCCGCGACGGTTCAGCAGGCCGGCGGCATAGCCCGGACGGGCGTCGGCGATGGTGCCGACGATGAGGTTGGCATACTCGACGGTGGTGTCGTACCGGTCCGCGATCAGGGCGTTCATTTCGCTCCAGGCGATCTTGACGGCTTCCTCCCAGTTATAACCCTGTCCGCTGGTCAGATACTCCTCCTGCGACTCCACGATCCTGGTCTTTTCCACGACCGGCGCGCTGCACGGAAATCCGGGCGATTTGTCCACCCGCATCGTGATCGTCGAATCGATCTCCACGCCCGTGCCCGTCAACTCGCCGTCCCCCATCCGGGCGTGCACGTCGCCCAGGGTCAGCAGTCCCCCCGGTTTCTGCGCGCAGATGTGGACCGTGCTGCCCGGCTGGATCGCGTTGAAATCCATGTTGCCCCCGGTGTCTATCTGGTGCGTGGCGACCGATTCCAGCATGACGACGCCAATCATGGGCCGGACCGGAACCACGAAATCGGGTGGGAAATGGACAAGCCCGTCCCGCACCGGCGCGATCAGGCGCAGGCTGCCCCAGTGGGGGCCGCCGTTGCGGTAGAAGCCGTAGGGTCCGACTTCCATGT is part of the Gemmatimonadota bacterium genome and harbors:
- a CDS encoding amino acid permease, whose translation is MAKTQRLRKELQFFEVYAVATGTTLSAGFFLLPGLAAIEAGPSLVLAYLLATLPLIPAMLCIVELATAMPRAGGVYYFVDRSLGPYAGLITGIGTWLALILKVTFALVGMGAYIALFFPGLPQLPVALALAVALGAVNYFGAAKSGRLQIYLVMCLLLLLAGFIGGGVPALDSVAFAGLFDVEVATLMGTAGLVYISYVGVTKVASLAEEIEKPEKTLPRGVFLALATAVLVYGLGTAVMVGVIPTERLAGDLTPAATAAGILYGWWGSLLLSLAALLAFVSVANAGILSASRYPLAMSRDRLLPVGMSHLTPRGVPVLSLLVTVGSIVLILLTLDPVGIAKLASAFQLAVFAFVCLAVVVMRESGIAEYDPGYRSPWYPWLHIGGMVLPFLLIWQMGWPAILFIVGFIAAGTLWYFYYARFRADRNGAIYHIFERLGRLRYQGLDQELRGILKEKGLRDEDPFEEVIARSQVIDMEEEISFDRLIRMSAERLEPRLDMPADDIVVELLKGSRMGATPVAGNVAIPHFRVSGLGQPELILIRGFGGIHVSYRDPVTESSEDIVVQAVFVLVSPAENPAIHLRILARLAERADNDNFSLIWDAAVDAHALRDIFLRHDRYITVPVLNESPTVDMIGRRLLEMDFPDGCRILWIRHFDEVLVPQGDTVLQHGDLLTVIGEPAALTALSRRYQAQGK
- a CDS encoding acetamidase/formamidase family protein, with protein sequence MRRFTRTPYLSGPDDPAYGEVRGVLQLGETVQVETYGGHDQDYLAKKDLRAGAVMDVDPYRHSRPCGPFHIEGIEAGDWVSVEIIDMEVGPYGFYRNGGPHWGSLRLIAPVRDGLVHFPPDFVVPVRPMIGVVMLESVATHQIDTGGNMDFNAIQPGSTVHICAQKPGGLLTLGDVHARMGDGELTGTGVEIDSTITMRVDKSPGFPCSAPVVEKTRIVESQEEYLTSGQGYNWEEAVKIAWSEMNALIADRYDTTVEYANLIVGTIADARPGYAAGLLNRRGNADAQAYVTCQMAVTKELRRTGTPYVP